CGCTATTCGTGGGAGAGTAGGTCATCGCCCGTCTTTATAAGGACAGATACAGGAATGTATTTGTGAACGGACAAAGAATTAAGCCTTTTTAATCATAATTGATTAGAAAGGCTTTTTTTGTGGAAAATAGTGTTTATATCATCCTAGTGAAAAGATATGATGGAGAAAAATTTATTAGAGTAAATCAAGTAATAATAGTAATTTATTGAGTCAAAATTATCTTTTTTAAAAAATATTTTAGAGATTTGTACTATCACAAAATTCACTATATTTTTCTTGTTTTTTGATTAATTCTTTTATGAATAAATTAGCTACTACAACTCCTTCTGCGTCTATATTAGATTATTTCAAACTTCATTTTATTGTAATTATTTGGGGTTTTACAGCTATTTTGGGAAAATGGCTTACTATTCCTGCTGTTGAAACAGTTCTGTATAGAACTATAATTGCAGCCGTTGTTTTAGCTTTTGTTGTAAAACGAAATGAGTGGCAGATTTCTACAAAATTTATTTTTCAACTTCTTTTTACAGGAATGATTGTGGGAGCACATTGGATTACATTCTTTGCAGCAGCCAAAGTAGCTAATGTTTCTATTTGTTTAATTGGACTTTCTACAGCCTCGCTTTGGACTGCTTTTATTGAACCTATATTTAATAAGAAAAAAATAAAGCTCTATGAAGTAGCTTTAGGTCTTGTTATTATTTTTGGTTTGTATATAATTATGAGGGCTGATTTAGAAAGTAATATGGTGTTAGGGCTTGTTTTAGGTGTTATTTCTGCTGTTTTGGCAGCTCTTTTTTCTACTATTAATGGAAAGTTTACTCATCTTGCTGAACCTAATACCATTACTGTTTTGGAGATGAGTGGTGCAGCCATTGGAATTATATTATTTCTTCCTTTTTATTCTACTTATTTTACAGGAGTAGAAGGAATTGATATGGTTTTGAAAAATAACACAGTTTATTTTAAAGAAGGAGAGTGGTTTTTTGATTTTGTCAATTCAATATATCTTACTACTGATGCAGTTATGATTTTTATTTTAGCTATAGTTTGCACCGTTTATACTTATTCGGTAAGTATTGAGCTTTTACGAAGACTTACTGTTTTTATGACTAACCTCACTATTAATTTAGAACCTGTTTATGGAATAATTTTGGCAGCTATTTTCTTTAATGAACATGAAAAGATGGATTCTAATTTTTACATTGGTGCAATAATCATTTTATCATCTGTACTCTCTTACCCAGTTTTTAATTATGTAAATAAGAGAATGAAGAAGAGAAAGCAAAAATTGGTTTAAAACAAAAGTCTTTATTAAAACAATTATTTTATAGGCGAATTCCTAAAAGCGTAATATCATCACGTTGAGGTGCTGTGCGTTGATGCTGCTCTAACAGGTTTTCTAATTCTTGTTTTTGTTTTTCTGTGGGAAGATCTGCTATTTTTTCTAATTTTTCTATGATTACATTTGAACCTACTTTTTGCCCTTGTAAATCAGACTGATCTGCAAAACCATCACTCATTAGATATACCATTGAGCCATTTTGTAGAATGATTGTTTGTTCTTTAAAATTACTATCTTGCCTTTTACTTCTTCTTCCACCAATTGACATTCTATCACCTTTAAGTTTAATTATCTGATGATTTTCTACATAAAACATAGATTGCTTTGCTCCTGCAAAAGTAATTTTGTTTCCTGTTTCAGTCTTGTCTAAACAAAAAATAGATATATCCATTCCATCATCATTCTTTGCTTTTTCTTGTTGAAGGGCAGCACGAACATCCTGATGTAATTTCTCTAGAATTTTAGCAGGAGAAAAAATACGTTCAATAGTGACAATTTCATTTAAAAG
This is a stretch of genomic DNA from Bernardetia sp. MNP-M8. It encodes these proteins:
- a CDS encoding DMT family transporter, which codes for MNKLATTTPSASILDYFKLHFIVIIWGFTAILGKWLTIPAVETVLYRTIIAAVVLAFVVKRNEWQISTKFIFQLLFTGMIVGAHWITFFAAAKVANVSICLIGLSTASLWTAFIEPIFNKKKIKLYEVALGLVIIFGLYIIMRADLESNMVLGLVLGVISAVLAALFSTINGKFTHLAEPNTITVLEMSGAAIGIILFLPFYSTYFTGVEGIDMVLKNNTVYFKEGEWFFDFVNSIYLTTDAVMIFILAIVCTVYTYSVSIELLRRLTVFMTNLTINLEPVYGIILAAIFFNEHEKMDSNFYIGAIIILSSVLSYPVFNYVNKRMKKRKQKLV